One Nicotiana sylvestris chromosome 12, ASM39365v2, whole genome shotgun sequence genomic window carries:
- the LOC138882979 gene encoding uncharacterized protein, with translation MSILTKKINESSQKQQVHIIDATNGGLCTPCINQPYIFSCSAEGDNQQYQKDMNYVANYEGQRQECCNNVSTGKMQERVDSYESAIKDVVDVILEEEDGTLNAKDLLAAYLMDLDEANREDMSEWVLDLEDQRFWKRELEFEPFHLEERNPLSPAKPSIEEPPKLELKPLPPHLRTAISWTIADIKGISPTFCMHKILLGEEHKPSREHQRRLNPNMKEVVKKEVIKWLDAGIIFSISDRNWTSIPGGRNCRVTFEELKKRLVTTPIIVAPDWEQPFDLMHDTSDYAVEAVLGQRKDKVMHLIYYASRTMSGAQLNYTVTEKEMLAVVFTFDKFRSYLIGSKVIVYTDHDAFRYLIEKKESKPHLIQRVLLLQEFDLEIHDRKGMENQVADHLSRLEGAEKKVKVEEIVETFPDEQLLATSLEVAPWYADLASYLASSIIPYDLSSVLKKKFFHNCRMYYWDKPYQFRICVDNMIRRCIPR, from the exons ATGAGTATTCTCACCAAAAAGATCAATGAATCAAGCCAGAAGCAGCAAGTACACATAATAGATGCAACTAATGGGGGCTTATGTACACCATGCATTAACCAACCATATATTTTCTCGTGTAGTGCGGAAGGTGACAACCAGCAATATCAGAAAGATATGAACTATGTGGCAAACTATGAGGGACAGAGGCAAG AATGTTGCAACAATGTGTCCACTGGAAAAATGCAAGAGAGAGTAGACTCATATGAATCAGCGATAAAAG ATGTTGTGGATGTGATTTTGGAGGAAGAAGATGGGACCTTGAATGCTAAAGACCTGCTAGCAGCCTATCTCATGGACTTAGATGAAGCAAATAGAGAGGACATGTCGGAGTGGGTACTGGATCTTGAAGACCAAAGGTTTTGGAAAAGGGAGCTCGAATTTGAGCCTTTTCACTTAGAAGAAAGGAACCCCCTCTCCCCAGCTAAGCCATCGATAGAAGAGCCACCAAAGTTGGAACTGAAGCCACTACCACCTCATCTCAG GACTGCAATTAGTTGGACCATTGCAGATATTAAGGGTATCAGCCCGACATTTTGTATGCATAAGATTTTATTGGGAGAGGagcacaaaccttccagagaacatcaaagaaggctgaaccccaacatgaaagaagttgtgaagaaagaagtgatcaagtggttagatgcgggaatcatcttCTCCATCTCTGACCGTAATTGG ACATCCATCCCTGGCGGGCGAAACTGCAGGGTAACTTTTgaggaattgaagaaaaggcTGGTGACAACACCTATCATAGTTGCACctgactgggagcaaccatttgacCTGATGCATGACACAAGCGACTATGCGGTGGAAGCAGTTCTTGGGCAGCGGAAAGATAAAGTCATGCATCTAATTTACTATGCAAGCAGAACTATGAGTGGTGCCCAACTAAATTACACAGTGACCGAGAAGGAGATGCTAGCAGTGGTGTTCACATTTGACAAATTCAGGTCATACCTGATAGGATCAAAGGTAATTGTTTATACTGACCATGATGCTTTCAGGTACCTAATTGAGAAGAAAGAGTCAAAGCCACACCTGATTCAAAGGGTGTTACTGCTGCAAGAATTTGACTTAGAAATCCATGACCGAAAAGGAATGGAGAACCAAGTGGCTGATCACTTATCGAGGCTTGAAGGAGCCGAGAAGAAGGTTAAGGTGGAAGAGATTGTGGAGACTTTCCCGGATGAACAACTTTTAGCCACGAGTCTTGAGGtagcgccatggtatgcagacctTGCAAGCTACCTGGCGAGCAGTATtattccctatgacctttcctctgttctaaagaaaaagttctttcataattgtcgcatgtattattgggataaGCCTTATCAGTTTAGGATTTGTGTTGATAATATGATCCGGAGATGTATCCCGAGATAG
- the LOC138882980 gene encoding uncharacterized protein, producing MFFDGAVNTKGVGIRAILISPTGQHYPATTRLRFFCINNTTEYEACIMGMNMAIDQDVKELLIMGDSDLIIRQAQGEWETRDVKLFPYKQHMEYLSKRFKSIEFRKLLPKRALYLGDIEGNNPETAVNADAVKKGIMSNPSAAIALSDWDDEGFHSRYPKQSNLLLTP from the exons atgttctttgatggagcggtaaacacaaaaggtgttggaatcagggcaatcttgatctcacccactggtcagcattatcctgcCACAACTCGGCTTCGGTTTTTCTGCATAAACAACactaccgagtatgaagcctgcattatgggtatgaatatggCAATTGACCAAGATGtcaaagaattgttaatcatgggagactcggatctgattatccgacaagctcaaggagaatgggagacccgaGATGTCAAACTTTTTCCCTACAAGCAACATATGGAATATCTTAgcaagcgattcaagtcaatagagttcag aaaattgttgccaaaaagggcattgtatctgggagacattgaagggaATAACCCTGAAACAGctgtgaatgcagatgcagtcaaaaaaGGTATTATGTCTAATCCTTCTGCAGCAATAGcattatccgattgggatgacgaaggctttcattctcgctaccccaaacagtCCAATCTTTTGCTAACCCCTTga